The Branchiostoma floridae strain S238N-H82 chromosome 10, Bfl_VNyyK, whole genome shotgun sequence genome has a segment encoding these proteins:
- the LOC118424695 gene encoding kelch-like protein 3, with translation MRESKDNRVDLKDPSITAEGFRPLLNFLYSGELTVSIESVYDVLLVANHLQIQSVMKLCYEFVSQNMRDAPLDLANYAKAEKLADAYGLITLQEKVNSALSENFLELSTSDEFLQYTTAEQLMKLLKTNDLVSPSELQVYEAVVRWLMHDEQTRIPHTTEVLSHVRFALLDQSTLSGLLQTDMGATECCRQLILEAMAYHSYPSEMKQGIDWPRSRPRTSASKKVCTFLCRDKNNEIHVFVM, from the exons ATGAGGGAAAGCAAAGACAATCGTGTGGACCTGAAGGACCCCAGTATCACTGCAGAAGGGTTCCGTCCCCTACTGAACTTCCTGTATTCCGGGGAACTTACGGTGTCTATAGAGAGTGTGTACGATGTTCTCTTGGTGGCCAATCATTTACAG ATTCAGTCTGTCATGAAATTGTGCTACGAGTTTGTTTCGCAAAATATGCGGGATGCACCACTGGACCTGGCAAATTATGCCAAAGCAGAAAAG CTTGCTGATGCATACGGACTGATAACATTGCAGGAAAAAGTAAACTCTGCGCTGTCAGAGAACTTTCTGGAGCTAAGCACATCCGATGAGTTTCTCCAGTATACTACAGCGGAACAGTTGATGAAGCTGTTAAAGACAAACGATCTTGTGTCGCCATCGGAACTGCAG GTGTATGAGGCGGTGGTGCGTTGGCTCATGCACGATGAACAGACCAGAATTCCGCATACAACCGAAGTCCTCAGCCACGTGAGATTTGCACTGCTGGACCAGAGCACGTTGTCTGGACTGCTTCAGACCGATATGGGTGCCACTGAATGTTGCAGGCAACTGATCCTGGAAGCCATGGCCTACCACAGCTATCCATCCGAGATGAAACAAGGCATTGACTGGCCACGATCAAGGCCCAGAACTTCAGCGAGCAAGAAGGTATGCACATTTCTTTGCAGGgataaaaacaatgaaattcatgtttttgtaatgtgA
- the LOC118424324 gene encoding kelch-like protein diablo, translating to MATSGAMEHVHRTLSEPTFGNDMLSVLNDMRAEGVLLDVTVVVGEEEFMAHSTVLAYGSDYFRGMKESQEKRVDLKDPSVTAAAFRLLLEFLYTGQLVMSLENVYEVLAVANHLQVQSALRLCGDFITQTLRESQFDMAKYSRGTQVADLYNLKTLQESLDTVIAEDFMEVTSSHDFLEYATKDEMIRLLQLETLAAPSEQQVYEAALRWLTHDTSHMEHAAAVLSHVRLALLDIGLLYGLLRTELGTIEECRNLILEAMAYHSLPTTETKDGWPRSKSRAQMDEQVLLALSLEARKFTTKTGWTKTAISLGGRTVYAVAVVGNVMYMIYKEYFMSYDPTTDELSNLIFPPDYHHGAPRMVAIGARLFLVCGKEGVRKSKAWCYDISVGRWSKIPPLPQYKSGVALASCQGAVLAIGGKVYSTTAEGKDTDVRTSRVQTFFPVKNSWEAVSPTIQPHFQATAMVQGDIIYVAGGDTVVNGRTCSNTSVEMCKVSVDDVFGVTVSPWSLIHQPLPTQKFASEVAVIDRKAYFILGGQMHFTGKFVDTHTSEEDVEDMCRAFLRNVQSTSDVVCATLSLNEKT from the exons ATGGCGACCAGCGGTGCAATGGAACATGTCCACCGTACCCTGAGTGAGCCAACGTTCGGTAACGACATGTTGTCGGTACTGAACGACATGAGAGCGGAGGGAGTTCTCCTGGACGTGACGGTTGTTGTAGGGGAGGAAGAGTTCATGGCGCACTCTACAGTCCTGGCCTATGGAAGCGACTACTTCCGGG GTATGAAGGAAAGCCAGGAGAAACGTGTCGATCTGAAAGACCCAAGTGTCACGGCGGCGGCTTTCCGTCTCCTACTGGAGTTCCTGTATACCGGACAGCTGGTGATGTCATTAGAGAACGTGTACGAGGTTCTGGCGGTAGCCAACCATCTACAG GTTCAATCGGCTCTTCGACTTTGCGGTGACTTCATCACACAGACTTTACGTGAATCACAATTTGATATGGCAAAGTATTCCAGGGGAACCCAG GTTGCAGACTTGTATAACCTGAAAACCTTACAGGAGTCTCTAGACACAGTGATTGCAGAAGACTTTATGGAAGTGACCAGCTCTCATGACTTCCTAGAGTATGCTACAAAGGACGAAATGATCAGGCTTTTACAGCTTGAGACTCTTGCGGCACCATCCGAGCAACAG GTGTATGAAGCGGCATTAAGATGGCTGACACACGACACAAGCCACATGGAACACGCTGCGGCTGTCCTGAGCCACGTGCGCCTCGCATTGTTGGATATAGGCTTACTGTATGGCCTGTTGAGGACCGAACTTGGAACAATAGAAGAATGCAGGAACCTCATCTTGGAAGCCATGGCTTACCATAGTCTTCCCACTACTGAGACCAAAGACGGCTGGCCACGGTCAAAGTCCAGAGCGCAAATGGATGAACAA GTGTTGTTGGCGTTAAGCCTCGAAGCACGGAAATTCACCACAAAAACGGGGTGGACAAAAACCGCCATTTCACTCGGAGGGCGGACCGTCTACGCGGTTGCCGTTGTTGGGAATGTGATGTACATGATATACAAGGAGTACTTCATGTCCTATGATCCGACAACCGATGAATTGAGCAATTTAATTTTTCCACCTGATTATCATCACGGGGCGCCCAGGATGGTTGCAATCGGTGCAAGATTGTTTCTGGTATGTGGTAAGGAGGGCGTGCGCAAGAGTAAGGCCTGGTGCTACGACATCTCAGTCGGCCGTTGGTCAAAAATCCCTCCCCTTCCCCAGTACAAGAGTGGAGTAGCTTTAGCAAGCTGTCAGGGAGCTGTGCTTGCAATCGGTGGTAAAGTTTATAGTACAACCGCTGAGGGGAAGGATACAGATGTACGCACATCTAGAGTACAAACCTTCTTCCCAGTGAAGAATTCGTGGGAAGCAGTGTCTCCCACCATACAACCTCATTTTCAAGCAACCGCCATGGTGCAAGGTGACATCATCTACGTAGCAGGTGGTGACACGGTTGTCAACGGTAGGACATGTTCTAACACATCCGTAGAGATGTGCAAAGTCTCCGTCGACGATGTATTTGGTGTTACTGTCTCGCCGTGGTCGTTGATCCATCAGCCCCTGCCTACTCAAAAGTTTGCCTCCGAAGTCGCCGTCATCGACCGAAAAGCCTACTTCATCCTCGGCGGACAGATGCACTTCACCGGCAAGTTTGTGGACACTCACACGTCAGAAGAAGATGTGGAAGACATGTGTCGGGCGTTTCTGAGGAATGTCCAATCGACCAGTGACGTCGTGTGTGCAACTTTGTCATTGAACGAGAAGACATGA